CTAAGAGTAAAGCACTTGCTGGCATAAAAATAGCAGAGAATCCAAGTATTACCAATCCTAATGCAGGTACTAAACAAGCTATTTTGTAAGTAGTATCTCTTCCTAGTTTTTTAGCAACAACTGGGAATAGAACAAGCCCAACCATTTCTGCTAATTGACATGCACTATATATAGAGAATAAGTTTTGGTTACCAGCAACATATTTTAGATAGTAGATCATGAAGCTTCCGTATCCACCGTTAAATAGTTGATAAGCAAGCATAAGTCCAATGTATGATTTTAAATGCTCATTTTGAGTAAGAATAGTCCACATATGTTTTAAATTTATTTTTTCATTTGAAGTGCTGTTATGAGTTTCTTTTACATTTACAACTGTTATTCCGATAAAAGTAACATAAATGATAGCAATTAGGATAGCTCCTAAAGTATATCCAAGACTTGCATTTTTATCTCCAGCACCAAATGTATTATTTAAAAAGTAAATTAAATGGAAACTAACTACTCCCATAATTAAGTATGATGAACTTGCAAAAACTCTTGGAATAACTCCAATTTGCTCACGTTCATGTGGATCATCAGTTAAATTTGGCAGCCATGCCCAGTAAGGAATATCAAGCATAGTGTATGTCATACCATAAATAATATAAACAATACTTATATAAGTATACAACATTTTTCCTTCAAATCCAAAAGAATAAAACATTCCAACAAAAGCAATAGCATTTAAAATAGTACCAATAGTAATCCAAGTACGGAATTTACCAAATTTGTTATGTGTATTATCAACTATCATTCCCATAACTGGGTCATTGATAGCATCCCAGATTCTTGCAACAAAGAATAGTGACCCAACAAAAGCAGGTGAAAGGTATAAAACATCAGTAAAATATATCATTAGAAAAACATTAACATAAGCAAGTATGATGTCTTTTCCAAAAGCACCTATACCAAAAGAATATTTTTCTTTAAAAGATAAAGCCATAAAAACCTCCCAAAACAAAAACTATTTTAAATTAAAAACGATAGATGTGCACCTTTATCTAACAAAATAATTATAAAATATATAATATAATTTTAAAATATCTTTTTGTTGTTTTAAAGAGTCTAAATGTTATTTTTACAGAAAAAATATTTTTTTAAAAATTGAACATTGTTCTAAAATAGAAATAAAAAACTTAAAATCAAAATAAAATGTCATGAAAAAATTATGGTAAAGTTCCCATGAATACTAGCTTTATCAAAATTAGGAGGTGAATAGTAGTAAAAAAAATGGGGATACAGCTCTTGTATAAAAAAATATATTATGATATATTAAATCTCAGAAAGTTAAAAAGAGGAGAGAAAAATGGAGAAAGCATATGTACTGCAGATAAGAGATGGAAGTTTAATAAATATGACTTTAAAATTTTGTGGGTATAGTGAATGTAACCCATTACATAATTTTGGACCAGCTTCTAGGCCAGTATATATTATTCATGTTGTACTAAAGGGTAAAGGAGTATACATTGTTGATAATAAGAGATATAATATAAAGGAGGGACAAGGCTTTATAATAGAGCCAAATGTTGTAACCTTTTATCAAGCTGATGCCAATGAACCGTGGAGTTATTGTTGGATAGCTTTTGATGGGGAGGGGGTAGATAAGTACTTACAAGAGTTAGGACTTGTTCAGCAGAAGCCGATTTTTAGAACAGAGAGAGCGAGGGAGTTATTTGAGCTCATAGAAGAGATGCTAAAAAGTCAGAAAAATAATTTAGCGAATGAATTAAAATTACAAGGGTTATTTTATCAATTTTTTTCAATAATTGTTGAGGAAAATAGTGTGGAAAATATTGAAAAAGATGAGGAATTAAATCCCTATGTAAATAAAGCTTTAGACTATATAAAGAGAAATTATTGGGACGATATAAATGTTAATAAGATAATCAAATATGTAGGATTGAATCGAAGTTATTTCTCAAACTTATTCAGAACTAGTATGGGGATAACACTACAGGAATATCTATCAGTTTTTAGATTATCTAGAGCAAATGAATTATTAGATATGACTGATGAAAGTATAGAGGAGATAGCAAGTAACTGTGGTTATAATGATCCCTTGGTATTTAGTAAGGCATATAAGAGAAAGTATGGAATAACACCAACACAACATAGAAAAATAGATAGAAAAAGAGTAAGAGAAAATTTAGAAAAGTTTAAAAAATATGATGGGAGAGAAGAGATATGAAAAAAAGTTTGATAGCATTATCACTAGGAACGTTAGTTTTAGGGATAGCAGAATTTGTTATGATGGGAATATTGACAAATGTAGCCACAAGTCTAAATTTATCAATACCAACAGCGGGACATTTTATTTCAGCCTATGCTTTAGGAGTATGTTTTGGAGCTCTACTACTTATTGCCTTTAGAAAACAACCACCAAAGCAGATATTATTGATATTGGTAGGGCTCATGGTCATTGGAAATGGTTTTGCAGCTATAAGTCCAAACTATTTAACAATGTTAGGAGCAAGATTTATATCTGGTTTACCTCATGGGGCATATTTTGGTGTTGCTTCAATAGTTGCATCAAAATTAGCTGATAAAGGAAGAGAATCAGAAGCAGTAGCTATAATGATAGCTGGAATGACTATAGCAAATTTAGTAGGAGTACCTGTAGGAACATTTTTGAGTTCACTATTTACATGGAGAATAGTATTTATAATAGTTGTTGTTTTTGCACTATTAACACTATACTCTATCAGCAAATTTGTTCCATATGTAGCCCCACTACCAGATACAGGATTTAAAGGGCAATTTCAATTTCTAAAAGATAAAGCACCATGGCTTATATTAGGTGCCACAACATTAGGAAATGGAGGGGTATTTGCTTGGTATAGCTATATAAATCCACTGTTAATAAATGTTAGCGGGTTTAATCCTAGGAGTATAACACTGTTAATGGTATTAGCTGGAGCTGGAATGGTATTGGGAAATCTGTGTGGTGGAAGATTAAGTAGTTATTTTTTTCCTGGTAAAGTAGCTAGTACATTACAAATTTTTATGACAGGAGCTTTAATTGGAATATTCTTTTTTGCTTCTAATCCAATAATATCAGTAATTTTAATGTGTGTAGTAACTTTTGGACTTTTTGGAGTGAGTAGTCCACAACAATATCTGATAATAAAATATGCACCTGGTGGGGAGATGTTAGGAGCTGCAGGGATACAGATAGCATTTAACTTAGGAAATGCAGTTGGGGCATATTTAGGAGGATTACCTATTCATGGGGGGATAGGGGAGCAATATTCAGCTTTAATAGGAGCTGGATTAACTTTTTGTGGATTTTTAATGTTTCATTATTTCAATAGAAATTATTCTAAAGAAAAATAAAAAAGAGTATAGTAATTATTTAAATTCTATGTTAAAATATAAAGTCGAATAAAATTTAGTTATAAGGAGAAGCAAATAATGAAGATAGGATTTGATCACAATAAGTACCTTGAAGAACAATCTAAATATATTTTAGAGAGAGTAAATAATTACGATAAACTTTATCTTGAGTTTGGTGGAAAACTTATGTTTGACTTACATGCAAAGAGAGTTTTACCTGGATTTGATGAGAATGCAAAGATAAAAGTATTACATAAGTTAAAAGATAAACTTGAAGTGGTAATTTGTGTTTATGCTGGGGATATCGAAAGAAACAAAATCAGAGGAGATTTTGGAATAACTTATGATATGGAAGTTTTTAGACTAATAGATGATTTAAGAGAGCATGAGCTTCAAGTAAATAGTGTTGTAATTACAAGATACAATGATCAACCTGCTACAACTTTATTTATCAATAAATTAGAGCGTAGAGGGATAAAAGTATACAAACATAGAGCTACAAAGGGATACCCAACTGATGTAGATGTAATAGTTAGTGATGAAGGATATGGACAAAATCCATATGTAGAGACAACTAAACCAATAGTTGTAGTAACAGCCCCTGGGCCAGGAAGTGGAAAGTTAGCAACTTGTTTAAGTCAATTATACCATGAGTATAAGAGAGGGAATGCAGCTGGATACTCTAAATTTGAAACATTCCCAGTATGGAATGTACCTTTAAAACACCCATTAAATATAGCTTATGAGGCAGCAACTGTAGATTTACAAGATGTTAATATGATCGACCCATTCCATTTAGAAGCTTATGGAGAGACAGCTGTAAACTACAACCGTGACGTTGAAGCTTTCCCACTATTAAAGAGAATTATTGAAAAGATAACAGGAAAAGAGTCTATCTATAAATCACCAACAGATATGGGAGTAAATAGAGTAGGATTTGGAATAGTAGATGATGAGGTTGTAAAAGAAGCTTCTAAACAAGAGATAATCAGAAGATATTTTAAAACTGGTTGTGAGTATAAAAAAGGATATGTTGACTATGAAACATTCAAAAGAACACGTATCATAATGGATGCTTTAGAGTTAAAAGAAGAGGATAGAAAAGTTGTAGGAGTGGCTAGAAAGAAACTAGAAGAGATAAAATCTAAGCAAACAGAACCAGCTTCAGCTATAGCTTTTGAATTACCAGATGGAACTATGATAACTGGTAAGGGATCACCTCTTATGGATGCAGCGTCAGCAGCAATACTAAATGCTGTTAAATACTTTGCTGGAATAAATGATGAGATACTATTAATCTCTCCAGTAGTATTAGAGCCAATTTTAAATTTAAAAGATAAAACTCTTCAAAGCAAAAATATAGCTTTAAACTGTGAAGAGATACTAATGGCATTAAGCATCTGTGCAGCAACTAATCCAATGGCACAAGTAGCTGTAAATAAATTAACTATGCTAAAAGGAACACAAGCTCATTGCACAAATATAGTTGGAAAAACTAACGAACAAACACTTAGAAAATTAGGAATTGATCTAACTTGTGATCAAGTATTCCCAACAGAGAACTTATATTACAATGAATAATTAATTAAGAGAATTCAAGGATGGCTTTTTTGTCATTCTTGAATTTTTATTTAGGGAAATTTTGAAAAAGATGGTATAATTTATACAGAAAGATAGTTTATGGAGGTAGAGAGTTGAAAATATTGGTAGTTAGATTTAGACAGATAGGTGATTCCATATTAGCTGCACCACTATGTACAACACTTAAGCAGACTTTTCCAGATGCACAGGTGGACTATGTAGTTTATGAGCATATAGCTCCCATATTTG
This genomic interval from Candidatus Fusobacterium pullicola contains the following:
- a CDS encoding MFS transporter; the encoded protein is MKKSLIALSLGTLVLGIAEFVMMGILTNVATSLNLSIPTAGHFISAYALGVCFGALLLIAFRKQPPKQILLILVGLMVIGNGFAAISPNYLTMLGARFISGLPHGAYFGVASIVASKLADKGRESEAVAIMIAGMTIANLVGVPVGTFLSSLFTWRIVFIIVVVFALLTLYSISKFVPYVAPLPDTGFKGQFQFLKDKAPWLILGATTLGNGGVFAWYSYINPLLINVSGFNPRSITLLMVLAGAGMVLGNLCGGRLSSYFFPGKVASTLQIFMTGALIGIFFFASNPIISVILMCVVTFGLFGVSSPQQYLIIKYAPGGEMLGAAGIQIAFNLGNAVGAYLGGLPIHGGIGEQYSALIGAGLTFCGFLMFHYFNRNYSKEK
- a CDS encoding AraC family transcriptional regulator — encoded protein: MEKAYVLQIRDGSLINMTLKFCGYSECNPLHNFGPASRPVYIIHVVLKGKGVYIVDNKRYNIKEGQGFIIEPNVVTFYQADANEPWSYCWIAFDGEGVDKYLQELGLVQQKPIFRTERARELFELIEEMLKSQKNNLANELKLQGLFYQFFSIIVEENSVENIEKDEELNPYVNKALDYIKRNYWDDINVNKIIKYVGLNRSYFSNLFRTSMGITLQEYLSVFRLSRANELLDMTDESIEEIASNCGYNDPLVFSKAYKRKYGITPTQHRKIDRKRVRENLEKFKKYDGREEI
- a CDS encoding DUF1846 domain-containing protein → MKIGFDHNKYLEEQSKYILERVNNYDKLYLEFGGKLMFDLHAKRVLPGFDENAKIKVLHKLKDKLEVVICVYAGDIERNKIRGDFGITYDMEVFRLIDDLREHELQVNSVVITRYNDQPATTLFINKLERRGIKVYKHRATKGYPTDVDVIVSDEGYGQNPYVETTKPIVVVTAPGPGSGKLATCLSQLYHEYKRGNAAGYSKFETFPVWNVPLKHPLNIAYEAATVDLQDVNMIDPFHLEAYGETAVNYNRDVEAFPLLKRIIEKITGKESIYKSPTDMGVNRVGFGIVDDEVVKEASKQEIIRRYFKTGCEYKKGYVDYETFKRTRIIMDALELKEEDRKVVGVARKKLEEIKSKQTEPASAIAFELPDGTMITGKGSPLMDAASAAILNAVKYFAGINDEILLISPVVLEPILNLKDKTLQSKNIALNCEEILMALSICAATNPMAQVAVNKLTMLKGTQAHCTNIVGKTNEQTLRKLGIDLTCDQVFPTENLYYNE
- the melB gene encoding melibiose:sodium transporter MelB — encoded protein: MALSFKEKYSFGIGAFGKDIILAYVNVFLMIYFTDVLYLSPAFVGSLFFVARIWDAINDPVMGMIVDNTHNKFGKFRTWITIGTILNAIAFVGMFYSFGFEGKMLYTYISIVYIIYGMTYTMLDIPYWAWLPNLTDDPHEREQIGVIPRVFASSSYLIMGVVSFHLIYFLNNTFGAGDKNASLGYTLGAILIAIIYVTFIGITVVNVKETHNSTSNEKINLKHMWTILTQNEHLKSYIGLMLAYQLFNGGYGSFMIYYLKYVAGNQNLFSIYSACQLAEMVGLVLFPVVAKKLGRDTTYKIACLVPALGLVILGFSAIFMPASALLLATAMIMMKIGAGLIIGTITVLVADVIDYNQLKFGMRNESIICSAQTFLVKTSGAVCGLITGLSLTFLKYDPTLPQQSDLTINGLRLLVFIPSLIFILTSLFIYVKGYKLKGKVLYEVREKVAQLNSDNTTSSKETEERTEEVLLETINN